The proteins below come from a single Kitasatospora sp. NBC_00315 genomic window:
- a CDS encoding L-aspartate oxidase — protein sequence MSPSHRLTAPAPGWTTTTDVVVVGSGVAGLTVALNVRKAGLRAMVVTKAMLDDGSTRWAQGGIAAALGEGDTPEQHLDDTLVAGAGLCDEEAVRTLVTEGPEAVRHLIATGAAFDLDTDGEILLTREGGHHRRRIAHAGGDATGAEISRALVSAVRSDPGLELIEHALVLDLLTDPDGHAAGLTLHVMGEGQRDGVGAIRARAVVLATGGMGQVFSASTNPAVSTGDGVALALRAGAEATDLEFVQFHPTVLWLGPEAQGQQPLVSEAVRGEGAYLVDADEHRFMVGRHELNELAPRDIVAKAITRQMQLKGAEHMYLDGRHFGASMWEERFPTILASCRSHGIDPVTELIPVAPAAHHASGGVRTDLLGRTTVPGLYACGEVACTGVHGANRLASNSLLEGLVFAERIAADLTARHAAGELPERSVDVAAARTARAVPLPAPEARAEIQRLMSSGAGVLRSAASMAATAAGLASLGEQAYAQLADEKPADPRVETWEAANLHLVASAMVAAAAQREETRGCHWREDFPERDDARWRRHLVTTLATASGTPVSTPEER from the coding sequence ATGTCACCCTCACATCGCCTCACCGCCCCCGCCCCCGGCTGGACGACCACCACCGACGTCGTGGTGGTCGGCTCGGGCGTTGCCGGACTCACCGTCGCCCTCAACGTCCGCAAGGCCGGCCTGCGCGCCATGGTGGTCACCAAGGCGATGCTGGACGACGGCTCCACCCGCTGGGCCCAGGGCGGCATCGCCGCCGCCCTGGGCGAGGGGGACACCCCCGAGCAGCACCTGGACGACACCCTGGTGGCCGGCGCCGGCCTCTGCGACGAGGAGGCCGTCCGCACGCTGGTGACCGAGGGCCCCGAGGCCGTCCGGCACCTGATCGCCACCGGCGCCGCCTTCGACCTGGACACCGACGGCGAGATCCTGCTCACCCGCGAGGGCGGCCACCACCGGCGCCGGATCGCACACGCCGGCGGCGACGCCACCGGGGCCGAGATATCGCGCGCCCTGGTCTCGGCCGTGCGCAGCGACCCCGGCCTGGAGCTGATCGAGCACGCCCTGGTGCTGGACCTGCTGACCGACCCGGACGGCCACGCGGCCGGCCTGACCCTGCACGTGATGGGCGAGGGCCAGCGCGACGGCGTGGGCGCCATCCGGGCCCGCGCCGTGGTGCTCGCCACCGGCGGCATGGGCCAGGTCTTCTCGGCCTCCACCAACCCGGCGGTCTCCACCGGCGACGGCGTCGCGCTGGCGCTGCGCGCCGGTGCCGAGGCCACCGACCTGGAGTTCGTCCAGTTCCACCCGACCGTGCTCTGGCTGGGCCCGGAGGCCCAGGGCCAGCAGCCGCTGGTCTCGGAGGCGGTCCGCGGCGAGGGCGCGTACCTGGTCGACGCCGACGAGCACCGCTTCATGGTCGGCCGGCACGAGCTGAACGAACTCGCCCCGCGCGACATCGTCGCCAAGGCGATCACCCGGCAGATGCAGCTCAAGGGCGCCGAGCACATGTACCTGGACGGGCGGCACTTCGGCGCCTCGATGTGGGAGGAGCGCTTCCCGACCATCCTGGCGTCCTGTCGCTCGCACGGCATCGACCCGGTGACCGAGCTGATCCCGGTCGCCCCGGCCGCGCACCACGCCTCCGGCGGCGTCCGCACCGACCTGCTCGGCCGCACCACCGTGCCGGGCCTGTACGCCTGCGGCGAGGTGGCCTGCACCGGCGTGCACGGCGCCAACCGGCTCGCCTCCAACTCGCTGCTGGAGGGCCTGGTCTTCGCCGAGCGGATCGCCGCCGACCTCACCGCCCGGCACGCCGCCGGCGAGCTGCCGGAGCGCTCGGTGGACGTCGCGGCCGCCCGGACGGCGCGCGCCGTGCCGCTGCCGGCGCCGGAGGCGCGGGCCGAGATCCAGCGGCTGATGTCGTCCGGCGCGGGCGTACTGCGCTCGGCCGCCAGCATGGCGGCGACCGCCGCCGGCCTCGCCTCGCTCGGCGAGCAGGCGTACGCGCAGCTGGCCGACGAGAAGCCGGCCGACCCCCGGGTGGAGACCTGGGAGGCCGCCAACCTCCACCTGGTCGCCTCCGCCATGGTCGCGGCGGCCGCCCAGCGCGAGGAGACCCGCGGCTGCCACTGGCGCGAGGACTTCCCCGAGCGGGACGACGCGCGGTGGCGGCGCCACCTGGTCACCACCCTCGCCACCGCGAGCGGCACCCCCGTCAGTACTCCCGAGGAGCGGTAA
- the panD gene encoding aspartate 1-decarboxylase, with protein MLRTMLKSKIHRATVTQADLHYVGSVTVDEDLLDAADLLPGELVHIVDINNGARLETYTIAGPRGSGVIGINGAAARLVHPGDLVILIAYGQMDSAEAKGYVPSVVFVDADNRVTGYGTDAAEAPEGSGLLRGDRAYGNPDTAAPTAGR; from the coding sequence ATGCTCCGCACCATGCTCAAGTCCAAGATCCACCGGGCCACCGTCACCCAGGCCGACCTGCACTACGTCGGCTCGGTGACGGTGGACGAGGACCTTCTGGACGCGGCCGACCTGCTCCCCGGGGAGCTGGTCCACATCGTCGACATCAACAACGGCGCCCGCCTGGAGACCTACACCATCGCGGGCCCGCGCGGCTCGGGCGTCATCGGCATCAACGGCGCCGCCGCCCGGCTCGTCCACCCCGGCGACCTGGTGATCCTGATCGCCTACGGGCAGATGGACAGCGCCGAGGCCAAGGGCTACGTGCCCAGCGTGGTCTTCGTCGACGCCGACAACCGGGTCACCGGTTACGGCACGGACGCCGCCGAGGCCCCCGAGGGCAGCGGGCTGCTCCGCGGCGATCGGGCGTACGGTAACCCGGACACCGCCGCCCCCACGGCCGGTCGCTGA
- the panC gene encoding pantoate--beta-alanine ligase, giving the protein MAGKNQRGGQPLRATKVRKVALTHTVADFEPAFWPDEEPVDNAVVMTMGALHEGHAALIRAARKQVGADGRVAVTVFVNPLQFGAGEDLERYPRTLAADVRLAEEHGADVVFAPLVEEVYPNGEPQVRLSAGPMGERFEGATRPGHFDGMLTVVAKLLHITDPDFAFFGEKDAQQLAIVQRMVADLDFDVEVIGVPTVREEDGMARSSRNRFLSEPEREQALVLSRALFAGRDAAARGPEAVREAASAVLDGAEGVTLDYLALIDPDDFTEAADDFQGEAVLAVAAKVGPTRLIDNVRIIVR; this is encoded by the coding sequence ATGGCGGGCAAGAACCAGCGCGGCGGGCAGCCGCTCAGGGCGACGAAGGTGCGCAAGGTCGCGCTCACCCACACCGTCGCCGACTTCGAGCCCGCCTTCTGGCCGGACGAGGAGCCGGTGGACAACGCGGTCGTGATGACCATGGGCGCCCTGCACGAGGGCCACGCCGCGCTGATCCGGGCCGCCCGCAAGCAGGTCGGGGCGGACGGCCGGGTGGCCGTGACGGTCTTCGTGAACCCGCTGCAGTTCGGCGCCGGCGAGGATCTGGAGCGCTACCCGCGCACGCTCGCCGCCGACGTCCGCCTGGCCGAGGAGCACGGCGCGGACGTCGTGTTCGCGCCGCTGGTCGAGGAGGTCTACCCGAACGGCGAGCCGCAGGTGCGGCTGTCGGCCGGCCCGATGGGCGAGCGCTTCGAGGGTGCCACCCGCCCGGGCCACTTCGACGGGATGCTGACCGTGGTGGCGAAGCTGCTGCACATCACCGACCCGGACTTCGCGTTCTTCGGGGAGAAGGACGCGCAGCAGCTGGCGATCGTCCAGCGGATGGTGGCCGACCTGGACTTCGACGTCGAGGTGATCGGCGTGCCGACCGTCCGCGAGGAGGACGGCATGGCCCGCTCCTCCCGCAACCGCTTCCTCTCCGAGCCCGAGCGCGAGCAGGCGCTCGTGCTCTCCCGGGCCCTGTTCGCCGGCCGCGACGCGGCGGCGCGGGGGCCCGAGGCGGTCCGCGAGGCGGCCTCGGCCGTTCTCGACGGCGCCGAGGGTGTCACCCTTGACTACCTCGCCCTGATCGACCCCGACGACTTCACCGAAGCGGCGGACGACTTCCAGGGCGAGGCGGTGCTGGCGGTGGCCGCGAAGGTGGGCCCCACCCGCCTGATCGACAACGTCCGCATCATCGTCCGCTAA
- a CDS encoding Rossmann-like and DUF2520 domain-containing protein: MSTSASSRFPDPFGSPADPGQRPARLAVGVVGTGRVGPALGAALQLAGHTVVAASGVSAVSRRRAEAQLPGVRLVTPPQVLAAADLVLLTVPDDALADLVAGLAATGAVRPGQLLVHTSGAHGVAILDPATRAGALPLALHPAMTFTGTPVDLARLAGCPFGVTAPEELRPVAEALVVEMGGEPEWVPEGVRPLYHTALAHGANHLVTLVAQAVELLRTAGVAEPGRLLGPLLGAALDNSLRAGDAALTGPVARGDAGTLRRHLAQLRTVSPDIDQAYRAMARATAQRAVRGGSLKEESAAALLDVLNEESN; encoded by the coding sequence GTGAGCACGTCCGCATCGTCTCGATTCCCCGACCCCTTCGGCTCCCCCGCCGACCCCGGGCAGCGCCCCGCCCGCCTGGCCGTCGGCGTGGTCGGCACCGGCCGGGTCGGGCCCGCGCTGGGCGCCGCCCTGCAACTGGCCGGCCACACGGTGGTCGCCGCCTCCGGCGTCTCCGCCGTGTCGCGCCGGCGCGCCGAGGCCCAGCTGCCCGGCGTGCGCCTGGTGACCCCGCCGCAGGTGCTGGCCGCCGCCGACCTCGTGCTGCTGACCGTCCCGGACGACGCACTGGCCGACCTCGTCGCGGGCCTGGCCGCGACCGGCGCCGTCCGCCCGGGGCAGCTGCTGGTGCACACCTCCGGGGCGCACGGGGTGGCGATCCTCGATCCCGCCACCCGGGCCGGCGCGCTGCCGCTGGCACTGCACCCCGCGATGACCTTCACCGGCACCCCGGTCGACCTGGCCCGGCTGGCCGGCTGCCCCTTCGGCGTCACCGCCCCGGAGGAGCTGCGCCCGGTCGCCGAGGCCCTGGTGGTGGAGATGGGCGGCGAGCCCGAGTGGGTGCCCGAGGGCGTCCGCCCGCTCTACCACACGGCCCTCGCGCACGGCGCGAACCACCTGGTCACCCTGGTCGCGCAGGCCGTCGAGCTGCTGCGGACCGCCGGGGTCGCCGAACCGGGCCGGCTGCTCGGCCCGCTGCTCGGCGCCGCCCTGGACAACAGTCTGCGGGCCGGCGACGCGGCCCTGACCGGCCCGGTGGCCCGGGGCGACGCCGGTACGCTGCGCCGTCACCTGGCGCAGTTGCGTACGGTGTCCCCCGACATCGATCAGGCGTACCGCGCGATGGCCCGGGCCACGGCGCAGCGGGCGGTCCGGGGCGGATCGCTCAAGGAAGAGTCGGCGGCGGCGCTGCTGGACGTACTCAACGAGGAGAGCAACTGA